One window of Fusarium keratoplasticum isolate Fu6.1 chromosome 2, whole genome shotgun sequence genomic DNA carries:
- a CDS encoding DLH domain-containing protein, which translates to MASNQPAKCCTVGVRHQGETTGELITIANNTQAYLATPPADKNHEGVGIVYIPDIWGICTNSKLLADQYAANGYTTLIPDLFLGDKMPEPKPDDFDIMGWIKNGTDGKSPHTPATIDPVIVDAINALKERGITKIGAVGYCFGAKYVVRHYKDGIQAGYLAHPSFVEEEELAAITGPLSIAAAQTDTIFPTELRYKSEEILIKTGLPFQINLFSGVVHGFAVRGDPNVKVEKFAKEQAFYQAVAWFDEHLL; encoded by the exons ATGGCTTCTAACCAACCTGCCAAGTGCTGCACCGTCGGCGTGCGCCATCA AGGTGAAACCACTGGCgagctcatcaccatcgccaacaacacccaGGCCTACCTCGCCACGCCTCCAGCCGACAAGAATCATGAGGGTGTCGGCATCGTCTACATCCCCGACATCTGGGGCATCTGCACAAACAGCAAGCTCCTGGCGGACCAGTACGCGGCCAACGGCTACACAACCTTGATCCCGGACCTGTTCCTCGGTGACAAGATGCCCGAGCCCAAGCCCGATGATTTCGACATCATGGGGTGGATCAAGAACGGCACCGATGGCAAGAGCCCTCACACGCCGGCGACTATCGACCCTGTTATCGTGGATGCTATCAATGCGCTCAAGGAGCGGGGAATCACCAAGATTGGAGCCGTTGGATACTGCTTCGGCGCCAAG TATGTCGTGAGACACTACAAGGACGGCATCCAGGCCGGTTACCTCGCTCACCCTTCTttcgtcgaggaggaagagcttgcTGCCATCACCGGGCCCctctccatcgccgccgcccagACTGACACCATCTTCCCCACCGAGCTGCGATACAAGTCGGAGGAGATTCTCATCAAGACCGGTCTTCCTTTCCAGATTAACCTGTTCTCGGGTGTCGTGCATGGATTTGCGGTTCGTGGAGATCCTAatgtcaaggttgagaagTTTGCCAAGGAGCAGGCCTTTTACCAGGCTGTGGCGTGGTTTGACGAGCATCTGCTGTGA
- a CDS encoding LysM domain-containing protein, with the protein MSRFSRYDTDEERLPEGMERVGYDADEQVYTFRDADGSYWESAPGNQYGRLTKVGESRIPEDHEPFIVSEQNKKLSWRNEMRPFLNFMMLIGLCLFGMFWFFHSAGGGTPTEEGMPLPNCPDTTTPYWIKSGDTCWEIAKSHSISVDDLLKENAEISCDALKPEHRICLPNKGTKDMKTSEESKGKEEKET; encoded by the coding sequence ATGTCCCGGTTCTCCCGCTACGACACCGACGAGGAACGCCTCCCCGAAGGCATGGAGCGAGTCGGCTACGACGCTGACGAGCAAGTCTACACATTCCGTGACGCCGACGGCAGCTACTGGGAGAGCGCTCCAGGCAACCAGTACGGCCGCCTCACAAAGGTTGGAGAATCTCGCATCCCCGAGGACCACGAGCCCTTCATCGTCTCAGAGCAGAACAAGAAGCTGTCGTGGCGGAACGAGATGCGGCCGTTCCTCAACTTTATGATGCTCATCGGCCTGTGCCTATTTGGCATGTTCTGGTTCTTCCACAGCGCTGGGGGAGGTACACCGACCGAGGAGGGCATGCCTCTGCCAAACTGCCCGGATACCACGACGCCCTATTGGATCAAGAGTGGTGATACGTGCTGGGAGATTGCGAAATCGCACAGTATCAGCGTGGATGACCTGCTAAAGGAGAATGCTGAGATCTCctgtgatgccctcaagccTGAGCATCGGATTTGCCTGCCCAACAAGGGCACCAAGGACATGAAGACCAGTGAGGAgtccaagggcaaggaggagaaggagacctAA